One window of the Bos indicus x Bos taurus breed Angus x Brahman F1 hybrid chromosome 8, Bos_hybrid_MaternalHap_v2.0, whole genome shotgun sequence genome contains the following:
- the LOC113897490 gene encoding E3 ubiquitin-protein ligase Topors-like, translating to MAVKYNLFMEMPLDFSSDCECPNCLEDIQNGASWNPCSMNSDESLHSRQRNKSMPSSSMQCFPPQGCSARPEEGTKEDSVFLPSEEESYVVTSENHDLGINLEGLTKKIRPLRELTVQELLREFGDSRKFPPNSVSLGHFRDQVVMKFRRALYYSGIWVAHVQGYRFEKHLSANYFKRNPDCLHRLVPWLKRELTAVYGDYGYTVKNILSTILHHMTKYDLDSDSFINLLEPYLQQHTHHFLHEFISFVHSPYNMETYDQRAIYQFPTVSPWVGKKSVASAPVLPLPKDQAVLAPQHDIKQSKNTQGQRNNDQRPLSGMKAFPSGNSCLKKSEVPLLHHKAGSKIHAWLKDKSEPGDLKVTPSTNSMLLNWDILREKGPGSLNCKKNVKERKTERIKLFPGHAQDMGKSETTARTFNSSAILNQEQPWKNSLKEKKALNVGQQINFQKKEAEKNKCSDSSPRTFQRRLPRERSLINCKSRKRDPSWSCISETAVSSKREGRKLNSFRKKRMKYRQPFRFAEVGSHCSRGIQRQPKSSTQRSKSWCVGLTNRSISRESSNPSLRGSHRSERFTQNICCELSKEKKAHAYESNYGRPSSATIQYMKFRSNAGKRPKYPLKSEDSYQAGSHCNSPTCLQSQKLTSPSKQEMNHKKTFPSAKIRTVRHRRNKYHCLDTQTTEEVSDEIGDLNDPRQKSSLSECVPSRRRQMQKENENPSLQKHHQAKSEQKGDKESETHRCKSF from the coding sequence ATGGCTGTGAAATACAATCTGTTCATGGAGATGCCATTAGATTTCTCATCTGACTGTGAGTGTCCTAACTGCTTGGAGGATATACAGAATGGAGCCAGTTGGAACCCCTGTTCCATGAACAGTGATGAATCTTTACAttcaagacaaagaaataaatctaTGCCTTCATCCAGCATGCAGTGCTTTCCTCCCCAGGGTTGTTCCGCCAGGCCAGAGGAAGGCACCAAAGAAGACTCAGTGTTCCTTCCTTCGGAAGAAGAAAGCTATGTAGTGACTTCTGAAAACCATGATCTTGGCATAAACCTTGAGGGCCTTACAAAGAAAATCAGGCCATTGAGAGAGCTGACTGTCCAGGAGTTGCTGAGAGAGTTTGGGGACAGCAGAAAGTTCCCACCAAACTCTGTGTCTCTGGGTCACTTTAGAGACCAGGTGGTAATGAAGTTCAGAAGAGCTCTGTATTATTCCGGAATTTGGGTGGCACATGTCCAAGGCTACAGATTTGAAAAACACTTATCAGCTAATTATTTCAAGAGAAACCCTGATTGTTTACATCGGCTGGTTCCCTGGCTGAAACGAGAACTAACAGCTGTTTATGGAGATTATGGCTACACAGTGAAGAATATTCTATCCACCATTCTTCATCACATGACAAAATATGATCTAGACAGTGACTCCTTCATTAACCTCCTAGAACCTTATCTCCAACAACACACCCACCACTTTCTGCACGAATTTATCAGTTTTGTTCATTCGCCTTACAACATGGAGACTTATGACCAACGAGCCATCTATCAATTTCCTACTGTTTCACCTTGGGTAGGAAAAAAGTCTGTTGCATCAGCTCCTGTTTTGCCTTTGCCTAAGGATCAGGCTGTACTGGCACCTCAACATGATATAAAACAGTCTAAAAACACCCAGGGCCAACGGAATAATGACCAGAGGCCTCTGTCAGGCATGAAAGCGTTTCCCAGTGGTAACTCTTGCTTGAAGAAATCTGAAGTCCCACTACTCCATCATAAAGCAGGAAGCAAAATCCATGCTTGGCTCAAAGACAAATCAGAACCAGGTGATCTCAAAGTCACACCTTCTACCAATAGCATGCTCCTGAACTGGGATATACTAAGGGAAAAGGGCCCAGGCTCATTGAATtgcaaaaaaaatgttaaagagaggaagacagaaaggATAAAGTTGTTTCCGGGTCATGCCCAGGATATGGGAAAGAGTGAAACAACTGCACGCACCTTCAATTCCTCAGCAATTTTGAATCAGGAGCAGCCATGGAAGAAcagcctaaaagaaaaaaaggctttgaACGTTGGCCAACAGATCAATTTCcagaaaaaagaagcagaaaaaaacaaatgttcaGACTCTTCACCAAGGACCTTTCAAAGAAGATTACCCAGAGAAAGATCCTTGATAAATTGCAAATCTAGAAAGAGGGACCCCTCCTGGAGCTGCATTTCAGAAACTGCCGTTTCTTCtaagagagaggggaggaagctGAACTCTTTCAGAAAAAAGAGGATGAAGTACAGACAACCCTTCCGATTTGCAGAAGTAGGTTCACACTGCAGCAGGGGAATCCAAAGACAACCAAAGTCCAGTACTCAAAGATCTAAATCCTGGTGTGTTGGACTTACAAATAGATCTATAAGCAGAGAGTCAAGTAATCCCTCTCTGAGAGGAAGCCACAGAAGTGAACGCTTCACCCAGAATATATGCTGTGAGCTctcaaaagaaaagaaggcaCATGCCTATGAATCAAACTATGGGAGGCCATCTTCAGCCACCATCCAATACATGAAGTTTCGTTCAAATGCTGGGAAGAGACCAAAGTATCCTTTGAAAAGTGAAGATTCTTACCAAGCTGGAAGCCACTGTAACAGTCCCACTTGTCTACAGAGTCAGAAACTCACATCCCCAAGTAAGCAAGAAATGAATCACAAAAAAACATTTCCTAGCGCTAAAATCAGAACAGTTAGGCATAGGAGAAACAAGTATCATTGTCTAGATACACAAACCACAGAGGAAGTCAGTGATGAAATAGGGGATCTGAATGATCCGAGGCAAAAGAGTAGTCTTTCTGAGTGTGTACCTTCCCGCAGGAGGCAAATGCAAAAGGAAAACGAGAATCCAAGCCTTCAGAAACATCACCAGGCCAAAAGTGAGCAGAAAGGagacaaagaatcagaaacacaTAGGTGCAAATCGTTTTGA